The Pseudomonas allokribbensis genome has a window encoding:
- a CDS encoding inorganic phosphate transporter — MIDLFSGLDAWVLVSLLLALTFVLAFEFINGFHDTANAVATVIYTKAMPPHLAVFFSGVFNFLGVLLGGVGVAYAIVHLLPVELLINVNTGHGLAMVFSLLAAAIAWNLGTWYFGIPASSSHTLIGSILGVGLANALINEIPLADGVNWQKAIDIGASLVFSPMAGFLIAALILIGLKWWRPLSKMHKTPEQRRKIDDKKHPPFWNRLVLVISAMAVSFVHGSNDGQKGIGLIMLVLIGIVPAQFVLDLNSTTYQIERTRDATLHLSQFYKRNADTLGEFLALGKSVEGDLPEKFRCNPQQTEPTINALLDTLKGVADYHSLSSESRIEVRRYLLCLDDTAKKVSKLPGLAAREKADLDKLRKDLTTTTEYAPFWVILAVALALGLGTMVGWKRVVLTIGEKIGKQGMTYSQGMSAQITTASLIGLANIFSLPVSTTHVLSSGVAGTMVANKSGLQGGTVKTILLAWVLTLPATVALSAGLFWLASKALGS, encoded by the coding sequence ATGATCGATTTATTCAGCGGACTGGATGCCTGGGTGCTTGTGAGCCTCCTGCTCGCCCTGACATTTGTCCTCGCCTTCGAGTTCATCAATGGATTTCATGACACCGCTAACGCGGTAGCCACTGTTATCTACACCAAAGCGATGCCGCCTCACCTGGCGGTGTTCTTCTCGGGCGTGTTCAACTTCCTCGGCGTATTGCTGGGCGGTGTCGGCGTGGCGTATGCCATCGTCCACTTGCTGCCGGTAGAACTGCTGATCAATGTGAACACCGGCCATGGTCTGGCAATGGTGTTCTCGCTGCTCGCCGCCGCCATCGCCTGGAACCTGGGCACCTGGTACTTCGGTATCCCGGCCTCCAGTTCCCACACCCTGATCGGTTCGATCCTCGGTGTCGGCCTGGCCAACGCCCTGATCAACGAGATTCCACTGGCCGACGGCGTCAACTGGCAGAAAGCGATCGACATCGGCGCTTCGCTGGTGTTCTCGCCGATGGCCGGTTTCCTGATCGCCGCGCTGATCCTGATCGGCCTGAAATGGTGGCGCCCGCTGTCGAAAATGCACAAGACGCCTGAACAGCGCCGCAAGATCGACGACAAGAAGCACCCACCGTTCTGGAACCGTCTGGTCCTGGTGATCTCGGCCATGGCCGTGAGCTTCGTGCACGGCTCCAACGACGGCCAGAAAGGCATCGGCCTGATCATGCTGGTACTGATCGGTATCGTGCCTGCGCAGTTCGTACTCGACCTGAACAGCACCACTTACCAGATCGAACGTACTCGCGATGCGACCCTGCACCTGAGCCAGTTCTACAAGCGCAACGCCGATACCCTGGGCGAATTCCTGGCGCTGGGCAAAAGCGTGGAAGGCGACCTGCCGGAGAAATTCCGTTGCAACCCGCAACAGACCGAACCGACCATCAATGCCCTGCTCGACACCCTCAAAGGTGTGGCGGACTACCACTCGCTGTCGTCGGAAAGCCGCATCGAAGTGCGTCGCTACCTGCTCTGCCTGGACGACACCGCGAAGAAAGTCAGCAAACTGCCTGGCCTCGCCGCTCGTGAAAAAGCCGACCTGGACAAACTGCGCAAAGACCTGACCACCACCACCGAATACGCCCCGTTCTGGGTGATTCTGGCGGTCGCCCTGGCCCTGGGCCTGGGCACCATGGTTGGCTGGAAACGCGTGGTACTGACCATCGGCGAGAAGATCGGCAAGCAAGGCATGACCTACTCGCAAGGCATGTCGGCCCAGATCACCACCGCCAGCCTGATCGGCCTGGCCAACATCTTCAGCCTGCCGGTGTCCACCACCCACGTCCTCTCCTCGGGCGTGGCCGGCACCATGGTCGCCAACAAAAGCGGCCTGCAAGGCGGCACGGTGAAAACCATCCTGCTGGCCTGGGTCCTGACCCTGCCAGCCACCGTGGCCCTGTCGGCTGGTTTGTTCTGGCTGGCGTCGAAGGCGCTGGGTAGCTGA
- the pcaR gene encoding pca regulon transcriptional regulator PcaR → MNDQMRNSFTSVAPPIVASPAKRIQALTGDPDFMTSLARGLAVVQAFQERKRHLTIAQISHRTEIPRAAVRRCLHTLIKLGYATTDGRTYSLLPKVLTLGHAYLSSTPLAVSAQPYLDRMSEQLHEACNMATLEGDDILYIARSATTQRLISVDLSVGGRLPAYCTSMGRILLAALDDTSLREYLDHAELVAKTSRTLHTPDTLLECLQEVRQQGWCIVDQELEQGLRSIAVPVYDASGQVVAALNVSTHAGRVSRTELEQRFLPGLLSASRDLSAQLFA, encoded by the coding sequence ATGAACGATCAAATGCGCAATTCCTTTACGTCGGTGGCGCCGCCGATCGTTGCTTCACCGGCCAAACGCATCCAGGCCCTGACCGGTGATCCGGACTTCATGACCTCTCTGGCCCGTGGCCTGGCGGTGGTCCAGGCGTTTCAGGAACGCAAGCGTCACTTGACCATCGCCCAGATCAGCCACCGTACGGAAATTCCCCGTGCCGCCGTGCGCCGTTGCCTGCATACGCTGATCAAGCTCGGCTACGCCACCACCGACGGCCGTACTTATTCGTTGCTGCCCAAAGTGCTGACCCTCGGTCACGCCTATCTGTCTTCGACGCCGCTGGCGGTTTCCGCCCAGCCTTACCTCGACCGCATGAGCGAGCAACTTCACGAGGCCTGCAACATGGCCACGCTGGAAGGTGACGACATTCTCTACATTGCCCGTTCGGCCACGACTCAACGCCTGATCTCGGTGGACCTGTCGGTGGGCGGGCGTCTGCCGGCGTATTGCACGTCCATGGGGCGGATTCTGCTGGCGGCGCTGGACGACACGTCGTTGCGCGAATACCTCGACCACGCCGAACTGGTGGCCAAGACCAGCCGCACGCTCCACACCCCCGACACCTTGCTCGAGTGTTTGCAGGAAGTGCGGCAGCAGGGTTGGTGTATCGTCGATCAGGAACTGGAGCAAGGCCTGCGTTCGATTGCGGTGCCGGTGTACGACGCCTCCGGCCAGGTGGTGGCCGCGCTCAACGTCAGCACCCACGCCGGTCGCGTCAGCCGTACCGAACTGGAACAGCGCTTTCTGCCGGGTCTGTTGAGTGCCAGCCGCGACCTTAGCGCGCAGTTGTTCGCCTGA
- a CDS encoding MFS transporter — MNQPQSAVGNCLDVQSFINAQPISRYQWRVVILCFLIVFLDGLDTAAMGFIAPALSQDWGIDRASLGPVMSAALIGMVFGALGSGPLADRFGRKVVLVGAVFLFGAFSLASAYATNVEQLLVLRFLTGLGLGAGMPNATTLLSEYTPERKKSLLVTSMFCGFNLGMAGGGFISAKLIPAFGWHSLLLIGGILPLILAVVLLVWLPESARYLVVRNRGTDKVRKTLAPIDPATVAQAASFSVPEQKTVKARNVFAVIFSGTYSTGTLLLWLTYFMGLVIVYLLTSWLPTLMRDSGASMEQAAFIGALFQFGGVLSAVGVGWAMDRFNPHKVIGIFYLLAGVFAYAVGQSLGNITLLATLVLVAGMCVNGAQSAMPSLAARFYPTQGRATGVSWMLGIGRFGAILGAWMGATLLGLGWNFEQVLTALVIPAGLATAAVVIKGLVSHADAT; from the coding sequence ATGAACCAGCCTCAGTCCGCTGTGGGTAACTGCCTCGACGTGCAGTCCTTCATCAACGCTCAACCGATCTCGCGCTATCAGTGGCGCGTGGTGATTCTGTGTTTCCTGATTGTGTTCCTCGATGGCCTCGACACTGCGGCCATGGGGTTTATCGCACCGGCCCTGTCCCAGGACTGGGGCATCGACCGCGCCAGCCTCGGCCCGGTAATGAGCGCCGCGTTGATCGGCATGGTTTTCGGCGCACTGGGCTCCGGGCCGCTGGCTGACCGCTTCGGGCGAAAGGTCGTACTGGTCGGCGCGGTCTTTCTGTTCGGGGCTTTCAGCCTGGCGTCGGCCTACGCCACCAACGTCGAGCAATTGCTGGTGCTGCGTTTCCTCACCGGTCTGGGATTGGGCGCGGGCATGCCGAACGCCACCACGCTGCTGTCGGAATACACCCCGGAGCGCAAAAAGTCGCTGCTGGTGACCAGCATGTTCTGCGGTTTCAACCTCGGAATGGCCGGAGGCGGGTTCATCTCGGCCAAGCTGATTCCGGCGTTCGGCTGGCACAGTTTGTTGCTGATCGGCGGGATTCTGCCGCTGATCCTCGCCGTGGTGTTGCTGGTCTGGCTGCCGGAGTCGGCGCGTTACCTGGTGGTGCGTAATCGCGGCACCGACAAAGTCCGCAAGACCCTCGCACCGATCGACCCGGCCACCGTCGCCCAGGCAGCGAGTTTCAGCGTGCCGGAACAGAAAACCGTCAAGGCACGCAACGTATTCGCGGTGATTTTCTCCGGCACCTACAGCACCGGCACGCTGTTGCTGTGGCTGACCTACTTCATGGGTCTGGTGATCGTGTACCTGCTGACCAGTTGGCTGCCGACCCTGATGCGCGACAGCGGCGCGAGCATGGAGCAGGCCGCCTTCATCGGCGCGTTGTTCCAGTTCGGCGGGGTGTTGAGCGCGGTCGGCGTAGGCTGGGCGATGGACCGCTTCAATCCGCACAAGGTCATCGGCATTTTCTACCTGCTGGCCGGGGTGTTTGCCTACGCGGTCGGGCAGAGCCTGGGCAACATCACGCTGCTGGCGACGCTGGTGCTGGTGGCGGGCATGTGCGTCAACGGCGCGCAATCGGCGATGCCGTCGCTGGCGGCGCGGTTTTACCCGACTCAAGGCCGGGCGACCGGTGTCTCGTGGATGCTCGGGATCGGCCGGTTCGGTGCGATTCTCGGGGCGTGGATGGGCGCGACCCTGCTGGGCCTGGGCTGGAATTTCGAACAGGTGCTGACAGCGCTGGTGATCCCGGCCGGGCTGGCGACGGCAGCGGTGGTGATCAAGGGCCTGGTCAGTCACGCGGACGCGACCTGA
- a CDS encoding CoA transferase subunit A: MAEILSLHDAVKQFVNDGDTVALEGFTHLIPTAAGHEIIRQGKKDLTLVRMTPDLIYDQLIGAGCARKLIFSWGGNPGVGSLHRLRDAVEKQWPHALEIEEHSHADLANAYVAGASGLPFAVLRAYAGSDLPKVNPLIKSVTCPFTGEVLAAVPSVRPDVTVIHAQKADRQGNVLLWGILGVQKEAALAAKRCIVTVEEIVDNLNAPMNACVLPTWALSAVCHVPGGAHPSYAHGYTERDNRFYQAWDPIARDRETFTAWINEYIHGCADFSEFQAKLAAASEAK; encoded by the coding sequence ATGGCTGAGATCCTTTCGCTGCACGACGCGGTGAAGCAATTCGTCAACGACGGCGACACCGTCGCGCTCGAAGGCTTCACTCACCTGATCCCTACGGCGGCAGGTCATGAAATCATTCGTCAGGGCAAGAAAGATCTGACCCTGGTGCGGATGACGCCTGACCTGATCTACGACCAACTGATCGGCGCCGGTTGTGCACGCAAGCTGATCTTCTCCTGGGGCGGCAACCCTGGCGTGGGTTCGCTGCACCGTCTGCGCGACGCGGTCGAGAAACAATGGCCGCACGCCCTGGAAATCGAAGAACACAGCCACGCCGACCTGGCCAATGCCTACGTCGCCGGCGCCTCCGGCCTGCCGTTTGCGGTGCTGCGGGCCTACGCCGGTTCTGACCTGCCGAAGGTCAACCCGCTGATCAAGTCCGTGACGTGCCCGTTCACCGGTGAAGTGCTGGCGGCGGTGCCGTCGGTGCGCCCGGACGTGACCGTGATCCACGCCCAGAAAGCCGACCGTCAGGGCAACGTGTTGCTGTGGGGCATTCTCGGTGTGCAGAAAGAAGCCGCGCTGGCCGCCAAGCGTTGCATCGTCACCGTCGAAGAAATCGTCGACAACCTCAACGCGCCGATGAACGCCTGTGTGCTGCCGACCTGGGCCTTGAGCGCGGTCTGCCATGTGCCCGGTGGCGCGCATCCGTCCTACGCCCACGGTTACACCGAGCGTGACAACCGCTTCTATCAGGCGTGGGATCCGATCGCCCGCGACCGTGAGACGTTTACCGCGTGGATCAACGAATACATCCATGGCTGCGCTGACTTCAGCGAGTTCCAGGCCAAATTGGCCGCTGCTTCGGAGGCCAAGTAA
- a CDS encoding CoA-transferase subunit beta, with protein sequence MTYTTNEMMTVAAARRLKNGSVCFVGIGLPSKAANLARLTSSPDVVLIYESGPIGAKPSVLPLSIGDGELAETADTVVPTGEIFRYWLQGGRIDVGFLGAAQVDRFGNINTTVVGDYHQPKVRLPGAGGAPEIAGSAKSVLIILKQSARSFVDKLDFITSVGHGEGGDSRKRLGLPGAGPVGIITDLCIMEPEEGTHEFVVTALHPGVTREQVVAATGWAIRFADSVATSAEPTEVELTALRDLEARTAAAHGQAPGEA encoded by the coding sequence ATGACTTACACCACCAATGAAATGATGACCGTCGCCGCGGCCCGTCGCCTGAAGAACGGCTCGGTGTGCTTCGTCGGCATCGGCCTGCCATCGAAAGCCGCCAACCTGGCGCGGCTGACCTCTTCGCCGGACGTGGTGCTGATCTACGAGTCCGGCCCGATCGGTGCAAAACCCAGCGTACTGCCGCTGTCGATCGGTGACGGCGAACTGGCGGAAACCGCCGACACCGTCGTGCCGACCGGTGAGATTTTTCGCTACTGGCTGCAGGGCGGACGCATCGACGTCGGTTTTCTCGGCGCAGCGCAGGTCGACCGTTTCGGCAACATCAACACCACCGTGGTTGGCGATTATCACCAGCCGAAAGTGCGTCTGCCGGGTGCCGGTGGTGCGCCGGAGATCGCCGGTTCCGCCAAAAGCGTGCTGATCATCCTTAAACAGTCGGCGCGTTCGTTTGTCGACAAGCTCGATTTCATTACCTCGGTCGGCCATGGCGAGGGCGGCGATTCGCGCAAACGTCTGGGCCTGCCGGGCGCCGGCCCGGTCGGGATCATTACCGACCTGTGCATCATGGAGCCGGAAGAGGGCACCCACGAATTCGTGGTCACCGCACTGCACCCGGGCGTGACCCGCGAGCAAGTGGTCGCCGCCACCGGTTGGGCGATCCGTTTTGCCGACAGCGTCGCCACCAGCGCCGAACCGACCGAGGTCGAGCTGACCGCCCTGCGCGATCTCGAAGCCCGCACAGCAGCGGCCCACGGCCAGGCACCGGGAGAAGCATGA
- the pcaF gene encoding 3-oxoadipyl-CoA thiolase: MMRDVYICDAIRTPIGRFGGGLAAVRADDLAAVPIKALMERNPSVDWSAIDEVFLGCANQAGEDNRNVARMALLLAGLPDSVPGVTLNRLCASGMDAIGTAFRAIASGEMELAIAGGVESMSRAPFVMGKADAAFSRNMKLEDTTIGWRFINPLMKAQYGVDAMPQTADNVADDYEISREDQDAFALRSQQRTAAAQAAGYFAEEIVEVRIAHKKGETVVSQDEHPRADTTIEALTRLKPVNGPDKTVTAGNASGVNDGAAALILASAEAVKKHGLTARAKVLGMASAGVAPRVMGIGPVPAVRKLTERLGVAVSDFDVIELNEAFASQGLAVLRELGLADDAAQVNPNGGAIALGHPLGMSGARLVLTALHQLEKTGGKKGLATMCVGVGQGLALAIERV; this comes from the coding sequence ATGATGCGCGACGTTTATATCTGCGATGCGATTCGTACCCCCATCGGTCGTTTCGGTGGCGGTCTGGCGGCTGTTCGCGCCGACGACCTGGCCGCCGTGCCGATCAAGGCCCTGATGGAGCGCAATCCGTCGGTGGACTGGAGCGCCATCGACGAAGTATTCCTTGGCTGCGCCAACCAGGCCGGCGAAGACAACCGCAACGTGGCGCGCATGGCGTTGCTGCTGGCCGGTCTGCCGGACAGCGTTCCGGGTGTCACCCTCAATCGTCTCTGCGCGTCGGGCATGGACGCCATCGGCACGGCGTTCCGCGCCATCGCCAGTGGCGAAATGGAGCTGGCGATTGCCGGCGGTGTCGAGTCGATGTCCCGCGCGCCGTTCGTGATGGGCAAGGCTGACGCGGCGTTTTCGCGCAACATGAAACTGGAAGACACCACCATCGGCTGGCGCTTCATCAACCCGTTGATGAAGGCGCAGTACGGCGTCGACGCAATGCCGCAGACCGCCGACAACGTCGCTGACGATTACGAAATTTCCCGCGAGGACCAGGACGCTTTCGCCCTGCGCAGCCAGCAACGTACTGCTGCTGCCCAGGCTGCCGGCTACTTCGCCGAAGAAATCGTCGAAGTGCGGATCGCCCACAAGAAGGGTGAAACCGTGGTCAGCCAGGACGAACACCCTCGCGCCGACACCACGATTGAAGCCCTGACCAGACTGAAACCGGTCAACGGCCCGGACAAGACTGTCACCGCCGGCAACGCTTCGGGCGTGAATGACGGTGCCGCCGCGCTGATTCTGGCTTCGGCTGAAGCTGTGAAAAAACACGGTTTGACCGCTCGCGCCAAAGTGCTGGGCATGGCCAGTGCCGGCGTCGCACCACGGGTGATGGGCATCGGCCCGGTGCCGGCAGTGCGCAAACTCACCGAACGCCTTGGCGTGGCAGTTAGCGATTTCGATGTGATCGAACTCAACGAAGCGTTTGCCAGCCAAGGTCTGGCGGTATTACGCGAACTGGGACTGGCGGACGACGCGGCCCAAGTCAACCCGAACGGCGGCGCGATTGCCCTCGGTCATCCGTTGGGCATGAGCGGCGCACGTCTGGTGCTGACTGCCCTGCATCAGTTGGAAAAGACCGGTGGCAAGAAAGGTCTGGCGACCATGTGCGTCGGTGTCGGCCAGGGTCTGGCCCTGGCCATCGAACGCGTCTGA
- the pcaH gene encoding protocatechuate 3,4-dioxygenase subunit beta, whose amino-acid sequence MTDKPGYRRPQEGTQPPYLHPNYQSTNLRSPSKPLVFLPHSLSEITGPTIGAERVADTDNDLTAQHQGEPLGERIIIHGRVLDEDGLPVPGILVEIWQANAAGRYNHARDLHDAPLDPNFTGTGRTVTDADGWYQFQTIKPGAYPWGNHHNAWRPAHVHFSLFGPSILTRLVTQMYFPGDPLLPYDPIYNCVPDTSAKERLIAAFDLEKTIPSYALAYRWDIVLRGREATPMEK is encoded by the coding sequence ATGACTGACAAGCCTGGTTACCGCCGCCCGCAGGAAGGCACCCAGCCGCCATACCTGCACCCGAATTATCAATCCACCAATCTGCGCTCGCCGTCCAAGCCGTTGGTGTTCCTGCCGCATTCGCTGTCGGAAATCACCGGCCCGACCATCGGCGCCGAACGAGTGGCCGACACCGACAACGATCTGACTGCCCAGCATCAGGGCGAGCCCCTTGGTGAGCGGATCATCATTCACGGCCGTGTGCTTGATGAAGACGGTCTGCCGGTGCCGGGGATTCTGGTGGAGATCTGGCAGGCCAACGCCGCCGGTCGCTACAACCACGCCCGTGATCTGCATGACGCACCGCTGGACCCGAATTTCACCGGCACCGGCCGCACCGTGACCGACGCCGACGGCTGGTATCAGTTCCAGACCATCAAGCCCGGCGCCTATCCGTGGGGCAACCACCACAACGCCTGGCGCCCGGCGCACGTGCACTTCTCGCTGTTCGGGCCGAGCATCCTGACGCGTCTGGTCACGCAAATGTATTTCCCCGGCGACCCATTGCTGCCGTATGACCCGATCTACAACTGCGTGCCGGACACCTCGGCCAAGGAACGCCTGATCGCCGCTTTCGATCTGGAAAAAACCATTCCGTCCTACGCCCTCGCTTATCGCTGGGACATCGTGCTGCGCGGCCGCGAAGCCACGCCGATGGAGAAATGA
- the pcaG gene encoding protocatechuate 3,4-dioxygenase subunit alpha, whose translation MTLTATTSHTVGPYYHIGLTWLNRENLANELTLGQRVAISGQVVDGNGDVVNDAMLEVWQANAAGKYDHPEDEQAKPLDPNFEGFGRVPVDAEGRFRFTTIKPGTVEGLKGSTQAPHLVVLVFARGLVKHLLTRIYFEGDPANVNDPLLECVPAERRTTLLAKPDAAGVYQWNVILQGTDAETVFFDY comes from the coding sequence ATGACCCTGACTGCGACCACGTCCCACACCGTTGGGCCGTATTACCACATCGGCCTGACCTGGCTGAACCGCGAAAACCTCGCCAATGAACTGACCCTCGGCCAGCGCGTGGCGATCAGCGGGCAAGTGGTGGATGGCAACGGCGATGTCGTCAACGACGCCATGCTCGAAGTCTGGCAGGCCAACGCCGCCGGCAAATACGATCACCCGGAAGACGAACAGGCCAAACCGCTGGACCCGAATTTCGAAGGTTTCGGCCGGGTGCCGGTGGATGCCGAAGGGCGCTTCCGTTTCACCACGATCAAACCGGGCACGGTCGAAGGCCTGAAAGGCTCGACCCAGGCGCCGCATCTGGTGGTGCTGGTGTTTGCGCGCGGGTTGGTGAAGCACTTGCTGACGCGGATTTATTTCGAGGGCGATCCGGCGAACGTCAATGATCCGCTGCTCGAATGCGTACCGGCCGAGCGCCGCACCACGTTGCTGGCCAAGCCGGATGCGGCGGGCGTTTATCAGTGGAATGTGATCCTGCAGGGCACTGACGCGGAAACCGTGTTCTTCGATTATTGA
- a CDS encoding MFS family transporter, with product MTTTTAHYTGEERSKRIFAIVGASSGNLVEWFDFYVYAFCAIYFAPAFFPSDNPTVQLVNTAGVFAAGFLMRPIGGWIFGRVADKHGRKNSMLISILMMCFGSLLIACLPTYNSIGVWAPVLLLFARLLQGLSVGGEYGTTATYMSEVALKGQRGFFASFQYVTLIGGQLLAVLVVVILQQFLSEDELRAYGWRIPFVVGAVAALISLFLRRALKETTNKEIREHKDAGSIRALFRDHKAAFITVLGYTAGGSLIFYTFTTYMQKYLVNTAGMHAKTASFIMTGALFLYMCMQPLFGMLADKIGRRNSMLWFGALGTLFTVPILLSLKSVSSPFLAFVLITVALAIVSFYTSISGLVKAEMFPPEVRALGVGLAYAVANAIFGGSAEYVALSLKAGGMENAFYWYVTVMMAVAFLFSLRLPKQAAYLHHDL from the coding sequence ATGACAACCACCACAGCTCATTACACCGGCGAGGAGCGCAGCAAGCGTATCTTCGCCATTGTCGGCGCCTCGTCCGGCAACCTGGTCGAATGGTTCGACTTCTATGTCTACGCCTTCTGCGCGATCTACTTCGCCCCGGCGTTTTTCCCCTCGGACAACCCCACGGTGCAGCTGGTCAACACCGCAGGCGTGTTCGCCGCCGGGTTCCTGATGCGACCGATCGGCGGCTGGATCTTCGGCCGGGTGGCGGACAAGCACGGGCGCAAGAACTCGATGCTGATCTCGATTCTGATGATGTGTTTCGGCTCGTTGCTCATTGCCTGTCTGCCGACCTACAACAGCATCGGGGTCTGGGCGCCGGTGCTGTTGCTGTTCGCGCGCCTGTTGCAGGGCTTGTCGGTGGGCGGTGAGTACGGCACCACTGCGACCTACATGAGCGAAGTGGCACTCAAGGGCCAGCGCGGTTTCTTCGCTTCCTTCCAGTACGTGACCCTGATCGGCGGTCAACTGCTGGCGGTGCTGGTGGTGGTGATCCTGCAGCAATTCCTCTCTGAAGATGAACTGCGGGCCTACGGCTGGCGGATTCCGTTCGTGGTCGGGGCGGTGGCGGCGCTGATTTCGTTGTTCCTGCGTCGCGCCTTGAAAGAAACCACCAACAAGGAAATACGCGAACACAAAGACGCCGGCAGCATCCGTGCGCTGTTCCGCGATCACAAGGCTGCGTTCATCACCGTCCTCGGCTATACCGCCGGTGGCTCGCTGATTTTCTACACCTTCACCACGTACATGCAGAAGTACCTGGTGAACACCGCCGGCATGCACGCCAAGACCGCGAGCTTCATCATGACCGGCGCGCTCTTCTTATATATGTGCATGCAGCCACTGTTCGGCATGCTCGCCGACAAGATCGGCCGGCGTAACTCGATGCTCTGGTTCGGTGCCCTCGGCACGCTGTTCACCGTGCCGATCCTGTTGAGCCTGAAAAGCGTCAGCAGCCCGTTCCTGGCCTTCGTGCTGATCACCGTGGCGCTGGCGATCGTCAGTTTCTACACCTCGATCAGCGGCCTGGTAAAAGCCGAAATGTTTCCGCCGGAAGTCCGCGCCCTCGGCGTCGGCCTGGCCTACGCGGTGGCTAACGCGATCTTCGGCGGTTCGGCCGAATACGTGGCCCTGAGCCTGAAAGCCGGGGGCATGGAAAACGCCTTCTACTGGTACGTCACGGTGATGATGGCGGTGGCGTTCCTGTTCAGCCTGCGTCTGCCGAAGCAGGCCGCCTACTTGCACCACGATCTCTAA
- a CDS encoding 3-carboxy-cis,cis-muconate cycloisomerase — protein MTQRPGNQLFDAYFTAREMRDVFCDQGRVQAMLDFEAALARAEARVGVIPASAVASIENACRAELFDFAALGEAIATAGNSAIPLVKALGKRIAATDVEAERYVHLGATSQDVMDSGLVLQLRQALELIEGELAQLADALAAQAQRYSATPLAGRTWLQHATPVTLGMKIAGWLGAVTRSRQRLRELKPRLLVLQFGGASGTLAALGEQALPIAHALAEELQLTLPEQPWHTQRDRIVEFGAVLGLIAGSLGKFGRDISLLMQTEAAEVFEPSAPGKGGSSTMPHKRNPVGAAVLIGAATRVPGLVSTLFSAMPQEHERSLGLWHAEWETLPDICCLVSGALQQARLLADGLEVDAARMARNLELTQGLVLAEAVSIVLAQRVGRDTAHHLLEQCCKRAVAEQRHLRAVLGDEPQVTAQLSATELDHLLDPARYLGQAQVWVERAVAEHHALSV, from the coding sequence ATGACTCAGCGACCGGGCAATCAATTGTTCGATGCCTATTTCACTGCCCGCGAAATGCGCGACGTGTTCTGCGATCAGGGCCGGGTGCAGGCGATGCTCGACTTCGAAGCGGCGCTGGCCCGGGCCGAAGCGCGGGTCGGGGTGATTCCGGCGAGTGCTGTGGCATCCATCGAAAACGCCTGTCGCGCCGAGCTGTTTGATTTCGCAGCATTGGGCGAAGCCATCGCCACGGCGGGCAATTCGGCGATTCCGCTGGTCAAGGCGTTGGGCAAACGGATTGCCGCAACCGATGTCGAGGCCGAGCGCTATGTGCATCTGGGCGCCACCAGCCAGGACGTGATGGACTCCGGGCTGGTGCTGCAATTGCGTCAGGCGCTGGAACTGATCGAAGGGGAGCTGGCGCAACTGGCCGACGCCCTTGCGGCCCAGGCTCAACGCTACTCGGCGACGCCACTGGCCGGGCGGACATGGCTGCAACACGCGACGCCGGTGACCCTCGGCATGAAGATCGCCGGCTGGCTCGGCGCGGTCACCCGCAGCCGTCAGCGTCTGCGCGAACTCAAGCCGCGCCTGCTGGTGCTGCAATTCGGCGGCGCCTCGGGCACCCTCGCAGCGCTGGGCGAACAGGCATTGCCGATTGCCCATGCGCTGGCCGAAGAACTGCAACTGACCCTGCCGGAACAACCGTGGCACACCCAGCGTGATCGCATCGTCGAGTTCGGCGCGGTGCTCGGTCTGATCGCCGGCAGCCTCGGCAAATTCGGCCGCGACATCAGCCTGTTGATGCAGACCGAAGCGGCGGAAGTGTTCGAGCCTTCAGCGCCGGGCAAGGGCGGTTCCTCGACCATGCCGCACAAGCGCAACCCGGTGGGCGCGGCGGTGTTGATCGGTGCGGCGACCCGTGTTCCGGGCCTGGTCTCGACTTTGTTCAGCGCCATGCCTCAGGAGCACGAGCGCAGCCTCGGCTTGTGGCACGCCGAATGGGAAACCTTGCCGGACATCTGCTGCCTGGTGTCGGGCGCGCTGCAACAGGCGCGGCTGCTGGCCGACGGTCTGGAAGTCGATGCCGCGCGCATGGCCCGCAACCTGGAATTGACCCAAGGTCTGGTGCTGGCCGAAGCGGTGAGCATCGTCCTTGCGCAACGGGTCGGCCGCGACACCGCGCATCATCTGCTCGAACAATGCTGCAAACGGGCGGTGGCTGAACAACGCCATCTGCGTGCGGTACTCGGCGACGAACCGCAAGTGACCGCCCAACTCAGCGCTACCGAACTGGATCATCTGCTCGATCCTGCCCGTTACCTCGGTCAGGCGCAGGTCTGGGTCGAGCGTGCGGTGGCCGAACATCACGCGTTATCTGTCTGA